The sequence ACAGAGGGGCTTAACCCCCTCTTTTTTTGGCGAGCACCGGGGCAAATAACTAATCAGAAGATTGCGAGAGCAATTGCTCCTCAAGATCTGGAGTAATTCCCCCATATGTATATTCAGAACTAGGAGGAAGATTGAGCTCACGAAGCCACTCAATCAGAAGCCGACGGTCCCGCATGGCAACAGCAAGCTCAAGAAAATCACGCCCAATTTCACCGGCGACCTGAATCGTATCCTCAAGCGCTTCCAGTTCAGAGCAAATGGCTCGATAGAGCGCATAATCACGGAGAGTAAGCTCCGAAATCTTTGAACGGTGCTGATTACCCACAAATGAACGCTAAAACCATTGATCACTGGTGGAGATCCAACAAGCAGATCCATGGCAGAGATGCCTCAACCACATTGAGATTCCAGATACATCGAACGCTCGGTTCTTTTCTGCTGCTGAACAGAGGCAGAAGAGCTGATCAATCGCGAAGAGCCAGGGAAGGCTTTCAAGCTGGACAAGGGCATTCACGGGAAAGCGCAGGAGAATAAACAACTCCCTGAATCACCCCACAACAAACAAACACTGCTAGAAAAACTTCTCTCACCAGAGAGAGATAAAGAGACACACCCAATCAGCGGAGGATCTTTATGGCAACATTGACAACAAAGAAACGCCTACTCAGGAATGGCAAAGCCTTCTCGGAATGGATTACTTCAACGAAGCAGCGAATTTACATCGGCTGGTTCGGCGTCTTATTCATCCCGACGGCACTGACAAGCGCCATCGCATTTGTACTCGCAATACTGTGCGCTCCAGTGGTCGATATTGACGGAGTTCGAGAGCCGATCAGCGGAGCCTTGCTCGATGGAAACAACATCATCACAGCCGCAGTTGTTCCAAGCTCGAACGCCATAGGCTTGCACTTTTATCCATTGTGGGAAGCCACAAGCATCGATGAGTGGCTTTACAACGGAGGACCCTATCAGCTCATTGTCCTCCACTTCCTCATTGCAATCACAGCCTATTTAGGGCGCCAATGGGAATTGAGCTACCGCCTAGGAATGCGCCCATGGATTGCCATTGCGTTTTCAGCTCCCTGGTCTGCAGCAATGGCTGTTTTTCTTGTTTATCCCATGGGTCAGGGATCGTTCTCCGATGGAATGCCACTGGGGATTTCTGGCACCTTTAATTTCATGCTGGTCCTGCAGGCCGAACACAATGTGCTCATGCACCCATTGCACATGCTCGCCGTTGCAGGCACTTTTGGAGGCTCACTCCTTGCTGCACTGCATGGATCTCTCGTAACCAGCAGCCTAGTGCGAGAGACCACGGAAGCAGAATCAATCAACCGCGGCTATGCATTTGGGCAGAAAGAAACCACATACAATTTAGTGGCTGCACATGCATATTTTGGCCGCCTTGTATTTCCCTATGCAGCATCAGATAACAGCAGAAGTATTCATGCCATTCTGTTTGCATGGCCAACCATTGGAATTTGGTGCTCATCACTGGCCGTAGCTTCCTTTTCCTTCGGTCTCAATGGATTCAATTTCAACCAATCCATACTCGACACCCAAATGCGAACCATCAACAGCTGGGCAGACGTCCTGAATCGAAGCAACCTTGGGATTGAAGCAATCCATGAGCGGAATGCACATAATTTCCCCCTCGATCTCGCATCATCTGAAACGTCCTACATCGCTCTATCTCGATCCATTGAAGGGTAGCATTACCCAAAAGAGTGGCTCATCTCAGGGGCAGTCCTCATCAGGCTGCCCCTCTCAAGACGTTCCCCTTCTTTGAAGATCAGACCTCTTGATGGAGTTAATCAACGCCATCAAGAGGCCTCCATCTTTCGCATCGACTGAGTGTCTCTATCGAGAAAAAAGGGAGGAATCTTCCCCCCTTCTGGGGACACGCGTAAATGGTCTAAGCCGCACCCTCAGTGTTGATGGCCAAGGCCTGCCAACGCCACTCAACAAGCAACGCCGGCTGATGGAACAACCGACCGGTACCGATCGCATGCCCTATGCGTAGGGGTGCTGATGGAAGTCCTGACTCGCCAGCGAGCAACGAAGAGATCCGAGTGCTAAGAAAGGATTTAGGCTCTCGCCGCCTTGCGTTGCTGACCGGCATAGACCCCAGCACCGGCGACGACAATCGCC is a genomic window of Synechococcus sp. A10-1-5-1 containing:
- the psbA gene encoding photosystem II q(b) protein; the protein is MATLTTKKRLLRNGKAFSEWITSTKQRIYIGWFGVLFIPTALTSAIAFVLAILCAPVVDIDGVREPISGALLDGNNIITAAVVPSSNAIGLHFYPLWEATSIDEWLYNGGPYQLIVLHFLIAITAYLGRQWELSYRLGMRPWIAIAFSAPWSAAMAVFLVYPMGQGSFSDGMPLGISGTFNFMLVLQAEHNVLMHPLHMLAVAGTFGGSLLAALHGSLVTSSLVRETTEAESINRGYAFGQKETTYNLVAAHAYFGRLVFPYAASDNSRSIHAILFAWPTIGIWCSSLAVASFSFGLNGFNFNQSILDTQMRTINSWADVLNRSNLGIEAIHERNAHNFPLDLASSETSYIALSRSIEG